Proteins from a genomic interval of Candidatus Methylomirabilis limnetica:
- a CDS encoding asparagine synthase-related protein has translation MREIRRRPWLSHIEDDGRVRLERIPPHDTLWPPYSEIAANLVSLLCEEALDVCRERNEIYLLLSGGLDSRIIAGVVAKLYREGRLQSKPIALTWGLEKSRDVVYARAVADLLNFHWEHIAIVPEDVAQNIEATALLLGCLVAPEHLHRMTWFKNVSRGALVLAGSYGDSVGRAEFSGRHVLELDGLHPANFLGLLSPEVAALASEGVLADITALHDRAPGQPGYVVLEHEMHGQYMRGMIAHAMSIINHYCTVYQMFTHPKVYAYMWSIHPARRTDYIYEEALEQLDKRLARLPWARTNRALRGRTMGARAGLLPNFAEYAAWTSGPLFKKLQAYIDPEWFAETCLFDPNRIRELSHLVQGAVGSHWIYGYRPHQIWVWLACFRRFAEWVDQGGKSVNSDFSAPPNAPAGIASVPCDQRSKIRRFFSGVRVLHRIVQRVRRHVLRRLAVRKYPPRQS, from the coding sequence GTGCGTGAGATTCGGCGCAGGCCGTGGCTGTCGCATATCGAGGACGACGGAAGGGTTCGCCTCGAGAGGATCCCGCCGCATGACACGTTGTGGCCGCCATATTCGGAAATCGCCGCTAATTTGGTCTCCTTACTCTGCGAAGAAGCGTTGGATGTGTGTCGGGAACGCAATGAGATTTACTTGCTCCTGTCTGGTGGGTTGGATAGTCGAATCATCGCAGGTGTTGTCGCGAAGTTATATCGTGAAGGTAGACTGCAATCTAAGCCAATTGCGCTGACCTGGGGGCTGGAGAAGTCACGCGATGTTGTATATGCTCGAGCAGTTGCAGATCTTCTTAATTTTCATTGGGAGCACATTGCTATCGTACCCGAAGATGTTGCTCAGAACATTGAGGCCACTGCGCTGCTGCTCGGCTGCCTTGTCGCGCCAGAGCACTTGCATCGGATGACCTGGTTCAAGAATGTCTCTAGAGGCGCCCTTGTATTAGCCGGCAGTTACGGCGATTCCGTAGGGCGAGCGGAGTTTAGCGGCCGCCATGTTCTGGAACTCGATGGCTTGCATCCAGCAAATTTCCTAGGATTACTCAGCCCCGAGGTCGCTGCTCTTGCCTCTGAGGGCGTATTGGCGGATATTACAGCTTTACATGATCGTGCACCTGGACAGCCAGGCTATGTAGTGTTAGAGCATGAAATGCATGGACAGTATATGCGTGGCATGATCGCGCATGCTATGAGCATCATCAATCATTACTGCACAGTATACCAGATGTTCACGCACCCGAAGGTCTACGCCTATATGTGGTCAATTCATCCGGCACGTCGGACGGACTATATCTACGAGGAGGCGCTGGAGCAACTTGACAAGAGATTAGCGAGACTGCCATGGGCCCGAACCAACCGAGCGTTACGCGGTAGAACGATGGGTGCACGAGCCGGCTTATTGCCGAACTTTGCTGAATACGCTGCCTGGACAAGCGGACCGCTCTTTAAGAAACTCCAGGCGTACATCGACCCCGAATGGTTTGCCGAAACATGTCTGTTTGACCCAAATAGAATCCGAGAGTTGAGCCACCTCGTTCAGGGGGCTGTAGGAAGCCACTGGATCTATGGCTACAGGCCCCATCAGATCTGGGTGTGGTTGGCCTGTTTCAGACGCTTCGCGGAATGGGTTGATCAGGGCGGAAAGAGCGTTAACTCGGATTTTAGCGCCCCCCCCAATGCCCCCGCTGGTATCGCGAGTGTCCCATGCGATCAGAGGAGTAAGATCCGGCGTTTCTTTAGCGGAGTTAGAGTGCTACATCGGATTGTCCAGCGAGTGCGCAG